The following are encoded in a window of Vibrio sp. SCSIO 43136 genomic DNA:
- a CDS encoding VWA domain-containing protein — MADFEFIYPMALLGLIPVIAMFLLWRHKPAQSGLIAAHIRVHLDKVTPTKMHHRYLLMLGWIIGVIGLAGPSFGHVQRPAFKVEQARVLVMDMSRSLYAQDVKPNRLSQLKFKALDLLPSLSEGSTGLVAYAGDAYTLSPLTSDSETLANLIKNLSPEIMPFQGGNLLAGVTEAIQLMQDADYQQGEIIIFADDVSEQDVEALQSLGSQWQISVLALGSTHGSPVKLPDGSLLKNNAGVTVVAKTNFQGLKQIAQQSGGTYTALTKDNQDIERLSQRQGLLAKQAQSTNQESVEQRLNHGYWLLPLLVLSALPLFRKGWIFAFVLAMPMLTPKQAVANPFENADQQAHQHYQIQQYQQAAEQFKDKRWQAAALYQAGDYDSAAQLLQGFDDEQSRYNRANALAQAGKLEQAKQGYESLLADNPAHKDAQHNLAIVEDALKQQQQQQQQQQQQQQQQQQQQQDDAASDSEQQQNSENSSEENQQGQQGQQGQQGQQGQQGQQDDAESAQLAQDKNQTEQADSPASQQTSAKATESEAAKPEGSDNADGVMASTQTNATEADPEMRKLEQIQAQGDPAYLLKAQMLLQAQQKQQPNKANKSW, encoded by the coding sequence GATTTTGAGTTCATTTATCCAATGGCTTTACTGGGCCTAATACCGGTGATTGCCATGTTCTTGTTATGGCGACATAAGCCCGCTCAATCGGGCTTAATTGCTGCGCACATTCGAGTGCATTTAGACAAAGTCACCCCGACTAAAATGCACCATCGTTACTTATTAATGCTCGGCTGGATTATCGGCGTTATTGGACTGGCTGGACCAAGTTTTGGCCATGTGCAACGTCCTGCTTTTAAAGTCGAACAAGCCCGTGTGTTGGTGATGGATATGTCACGATCACTGTATGCGCAAGATGTTAAGCCAAACCGACTCAGTCAATTAAAGTTCAAGGCGTTAGACCTTCTGCCAAGTCTGAGTGAAGGCAGCACTGGACTTGTGGCCTATGCTGGTGACGCCTACACATTGAGCCCATTAACGTCTGATAGCGAAACCTTGGCGAATCTAATTAAAAACCTGAGCCCAGAGATCATGCCATTTCAAGGTGGTAACCTGTTGGCTGGTGTCACCGAAGCTATCCAGCTGATGCAAGATGCTGACTATCAACAAGGGGAAATCATCATTTTTGCTGACGACGTTTCTGAGCAAGATGTCGAAGCGTTGCAATCGCTGGGCTCTCAGTGGCAAATATCCGTTTTGGCGCTTGGAAGCACCCACGGCTCACCAGTGAAACTGCCTGATGGTAGTCTGCTTAAGAACAATGCAGGTGTCACTGTCGTAGCCAAAACTAACTTCCAAGGACTCAAACAAATAGCTCAGCAATCTGGTGGAACCTATACGGCACTGACTAAAGATAACCAAGACATTGAACGTTTGAGTCAGCGTCAGGGGTTACTCGCTAAACAAGCGCAATCAACGAATCAAGAAAGCGTAGAACAGCGTTTAAACCATGGTTATTGGTTGCTGCCACTGTTGGTGCTATCTGCCCTACCACTGTTTCGCAAGGGATGGATTTTTGCCTTCGTACTCGCAATGCCAATGCTTACTCCAAAACAAGCGGTTGCAAACCCGTTTGAAAATGCTGATCAACAGGCGCACCAGCACTATCAAATACAGCAGTACCAACAGGCAGCGGAGCAATTTAAAGACAAACGCTGGCAAGCGGCGGCGCTTTATCAAGCGGGAGATTACGACAGCGCAGCCCAATTGCTACAAGGTTTTGACGATGAGCAATCACGTTACAATCGAGCCAACGCACTTGCACAAGCTGGTAAGTTAGAACAAGCCAAGCAGGGCTATGAAAGCCTGCTAGCAGATAACCCAGCGCACAAAGATGCTCAGCACAATCTTGCTATCGTAGAAGATGCGCTCAAGCAACAGCAACAGCAACAGCAACAGCAACAGCAACAGCAACAGCAACAGCAACAGCAACAGCAGGATGATGCTGCTTCTGACTCTGAGCAACAACAAAACTCAGAAAATTCATCGGAAGAAAATCAGCAAGGTCAGCAAGGTCAGCAAGGTCAGCAAGGTCAGCAAGGTCAGCAAGGTCAGCAAGACGATGCCGAATCTGCACAGTTAGCGCAAGACAAAAATCAGACCGAACAAGCCGATTCACCTGCATCCCAGCAGACCTCAGCCAAAGCAACGGAGTCAGAGGCTGCAAAGCCTGAGGGTTCTGATAACGCTGATGGTGTTATGGCTAGCACCCAAACCAATGCCACCGAAGCAGATCCTGAAATGCGCAAGCTTGAACAAATCCAAGCGCAAGGTGACCCTGCTTACCTGCTCAAAGCACAAATGTTGCTGCAAGCTCAGCAAAAACAACAACCGAATAAAGCGAACAAATCATGGTAA